The following proteins come from a genomic window of Pararhodobacter sp.:
- a CDS encoding heavy metal translocating P-type ATPase produces the protein MTHSHHHGSHEIPDGAKTATDPVCGMTVVLKSDTRTAAFAGEDFHFCSASCQNQFNADPWFYASGRAEERIETAPADAQYTCPMHPEIIRDEPGSCPICGMALEPMVPSDQPSHELTDFTRRMWVSTIAAVPLVILAMGEMVGLPVRDWVGHRLAGYLEFILATPIVLWAAWPFFKRGWESVVNRSPNMWTLISLGVSAAYAYSIIAVFIPGVFPQAYQMGDGVGNYFEAAVVIVALVFVGQVLELRARERTGDAIRALLDLAPKTARRILPDGTEYDAPLQNILQGDRLRVRPGEAVPVDGVVIDGRSSLDESMLTGESMPVEKAPGDKVTGATINKSGSLVIEARNVGADTVLSQIVAMVSNARRSRAPIQGLADRVSAIFVPTVVAVAILAFGVWLFLGPEPALVFSIAAAVSVLIIACPCALGLATPISITTAAGRGAQAGVLIKDAEALERMAGVDTLIVDKTGTLTMGKPQLTDTLTLAEMTREDLLSLAAALERGSEHPLAEAIVEGAEALGTARHTVDAFEAVTGKGVRGTVTGRSVALGNTAMMRDLGMETTDAEAKADTLRAEGKTAMFVAVDGALVGILAVADPIKDSTAQAIKELHAQGLRVIMATGDNERTAQAVASKLGIDEVRAGVLPEEKKALIDELRRQGHKIAMAGDGVNDAPALAAADVGIAMGTGADVAMESAGITLLGGDLMGIVRARKLALATLRNIKQNLFFAFAYNAVGVPIAAGVLYPLTGMLLSPMIAAAAMSLSSVSVISNALRLRRVKL, from the coding sequence GTGACCCATTCTCATCATCACGGATCGCATGAGATTCCTGACGGCGCAAAAACCGCAACGGATCCGGTTTGCGGGATGACCGTGGTCCTCAAGTCCGACACACGAACTGCCGCATTTGCGGGGGAGGACTTCCACTTCTGTTCTGCGTCCTGTCAAAACCAGTTCAATGCGGATCCCTGGTTCTATGCCTCCGGGCGTGCCGAAGAACGCATTGAGACAGCCCCTGCTGATGCGCAGTATACCTGCCCGATGCACCCCGAAATTATCCGGGATGAGCCGGGGAGCTGTCCGATCTGTGGCATGGCGCTGGAGCCGATGGTGCCATCAGACCAACCCAGCCATGAGTTGACTGATTTCACCCGCCGCATGTGGGTGTCTACCATTGCCGCGGTGCCGCTGGTGATCTTGGCGATGGGCGAAATGGTCGGGCTGCCCGTGCGCGACTGGGTTGGACATCGGCTTGCAGGCTATCTGGAATTCATACTGGCGACACCAATCGTTTTGTGGGCGGCTTGGCCGTTCTTCAAGCGCGGCTGGGAGTCTGTGGTCAACCGATCGCCAAATATGTGGACGTTGATTTCGCTCGGTGTCTCGGCGGCCTACGCCTATTCAATCATCGCAGTTTTCATTCCCGGCGTCTTTCCGCAGGCGTATCAGATGGGTGACGGTGTCGGCAATTACTTTGAAGCGGCGGTGGTGATTGTCGCCTTGGTCTTTGTCGGACAAGTCCTGGAACTGCGCGCACGCGAACGCACCGGCGATGCGATCCGGGCGCTGCTGGATCTCGCGCCCAAGACCGCGCGACGGATATTGCCAGACGGGACGGAATACGACGCGCCACTGCAAAACATCCTGCAAGGAGATCGGTTGCGGGTGCGGCCGGGCGAGGCCGTGCCGGTGGACGGCGTGGTGATCGACGGGCGATCCAGCTTGGATGAAAGCATGCTGACCGGCGAATCCATGCCCGTTGAAAAGGCTCCGGGCGACAAGGTAACAGGGGCCACGATCAACAAGAGTGGCAGTCTGGTGATCGAAGCGCGCAACGTGGGGGCCGATACGGTGTTGTCACAGATTGTCGCGATGGTCTCGAATGCGCGACGTTCGCGGGCACCGATTCAAGGATTGGCGGACCGCGTTTCGGCGATCTTCGTGCCGACGGTTGTGGCCGTCGCCATCTTGGCTTTTGGCGTCTGGCTGTTCCTTGGTCCCGAGCCGGCATTGGTGTTTTCCATCGCCGCCGCCGTCTCGGTTCTCATCATTGCCTGCCCCTGCGCGCTTGGCCTCGCGACCCCAATCTCGATTACCACGGCCGCAGGACGCGGCGCTCAGGCAGGCGTGTTGATCAAAGATGCCGAGGCACTGGAACGCATGGCAGGCGTCGATACGCTGATCGTGGACAAAACCGGCACCCTGACGATGGGTAAACCACAACTGACCGACACGCTGACGCTGGCAGAGATGACGCGCGAAGATTTACTGTCCTTGGCGGCCGCCTTGGAGCGAGGCTCCGAACATCCGCTGGCCGAAGCGATTGTTGAGGGTGCCGAGGCTCTGGGCACTGCGCGCCATACCGTTGACGCCTTCGAGGCGGTAACAGGCAAAGGCGTGCGTGGCACCGTGACGGGGCGCTCGGTGGCGTTGGGCAATACGGCCATGATGCGCGACCTGGGGATGGAGACGACCGATGCCGAGGCCAAGGCTGACACACTGCGCGCCGAGGGTAAAACCGCGATGTTTGTGGCCGTTGATGGCGCTCTGGTCGGCATTCTTGCCGTGGCGGATCCGATCAAAGACAGCACCGCGCAGGCCATCAAAGAACTCCACGCCCAAGGATTGCGGGTCATCATGGCGACCGGTGACAATGAGCGCACGGCGCAAGCGGTCGCCAGTAAGCTGGGGATCGACGAGGTTCGCGCCGGTGTCCTGCCAGAAGAGAAAAAAGCGCTGATCGACGAATTGCGTCGGCAAGGCCACAAGATCGCCATGGCGGGCGACGGCGTGAACGACGCCCCGGCACTGGCCGCAGCCGATGTCGGGATCGCTATGGGCACCGGGGCGGATGTGGCGATGGAAAGCGCAGGTATCACGCTGCTGGGCGGCGATTTGATGGGCATTGTTCGAGCCCGAAAACTCGCCCTCGCGACATTGCGCAATATCAAGCAAAACCTGTTCTTTGCCTTCGCTTACAATGCCGTCGGGGTGCCGATTGCTGCGGGAGTTCTCTATCCGCTGACCGGTATGCTGCTATCACCGATGATCGCGGCGGCGGCGATGAGCCTGTCCTCGGTCTCGGTTATTTCCAATGCGCTCAGATTGCGCCGTGTCAAGCTTTGA
- a CDS encoding TVP38/TMEM64 family protein — MGGLLASRSALGLVLIALWLFAPAVLNAVQRLIERDTIETMVTRAGLWGPILVVGLMTLAVVASPLPSAPIALAAGAAYGHVWGTIQVVIGAELGALIAFSIARLLGRNALTRIFGESANRGLLGSQNALTATIFISRLMPFISFDMMSYAAGLSRLHAWRFAISTLAGIIPASFVLAHAGGEVVSGNSTRAAWAVFGLGLLTGLPLLWLAMRKNTSTKR, encoded by the coding sequence ATGGGGGGACTCTTGGCGTCACGGTCTGCGCTCGGGCTTGTCCTGATTGCGCTTTGGCTGTTCGCGCCTGCGGTCTTGAACGCAGTGCAACGCCTGATCGAGCGCGACACAATCGAGACGATGGTGACGCGGGCGGGTCTCTGGGGGCCAATTCTCGTCGTCGGCCTGATGACCCTTGCCGTCGTCGCCAGCCCCCTTCCCAGTGCGCCCATAGCGCTGGCGGCAGGTGCAGCTTATGGGCATGTTTGGGGCACGATCCAAGTCGTGATCGGAGCAGAGCTTGGCGCGTTGATCGCCTTCAGTATTGCGCGGCTTCTCGGACGGAACGCCCTGACGCGCATTTTTGGAGAGAGTGCCAATCGGGGATTGCTTGGGTCGCAAAATGCATTGACTGCAACAATATTCATCAGTCGACTGATGCCGTTCATTTCTTTCGATATGATGAGTTACGCGGCAGGCCTGAGTCGTTTGCATGCGTGGCGTTTTGCGATCTCAACGCTTGCCGGCATCATTCCCGCAAGTTTCGTTCTCGCGCATGCAGGGGGCGAGGTGGTTAGCGGCAATTCCACCCGTGCAGCGTGGGCGGTTTTTGGCCTTGGACTCTTAACTGGGCTCCCCCTGCTGTGGCTGGCAATGCGCAAGAACACGTCGACGAAACGCTAA
- a CDS encoding calcium-binding protein, with the protein MKRTTTAALAIGTVFAIGALALPTLAQQAGHGHAAQDGETGHAGGQSGGHGIMPPQVMQTMMRMHSGGGMGAGMMDAGMMDGGMMDQMAEGADTDGNGVVSPEEMQASLTNRLAVYDIDGDGTLSLAEFEAMHAAMIRPMMVDRFQSLDEDGDGQVTSDEMIASSEQMQRMMQRRAQLGDGHGRGGGRMMTDN; encoded by the coding sequence ATGAAACGAACCACCACGGCAGCCCTCGCAATCGGAACCGTCTTTGCAATCGGAGCGCTTGCTTTGCCGACACTGGCGCAACAAGCGGGCCACGGTCACGCGGCGCAAGACGGCGAGACCGGTCATGCGGGCGGTCAGTCCGGCGGCCACGGCATAATGCCCCCGCAAGTGATGCAAACGATGATGCGCATGCACAGCGGTGGCGGCATGGGGGCCGGAATGATGGACGCTGGCATGATGGATGGTGGCATGATGGACCAAATGGCCGAGGGCGCGGACACAGATGGTAACGGCGTCGTCAGTCCAGAAGAAATGCAGGCGTCACTCACCAATCGACTGGCAGTGTATGACATTGACGGTGATGGCACTCTGAGCCTTGCCGAGTTTGAAGCCATGCACGCTGCCATGATCCGGCCGATGATGGTGGATCGCTTTCAGTCGCTTGACGAAGATGGAGACGGGCAAGTCACAAGTGACGAAATGATCGCCTCTTCCGAGCAAATGCAACGAATGATGCAGAGGCGCGCTCAATTGGGCGACGGTCATGGCCGGGGCGGCGGCCGGATGATGACCGACAACTAA